The following DNA comes from Oncorhynchus mykiss isolate Arlee chromosome 16, USDA_OmykA_1.1, whole genome shotgun sequence.
GATGATGGAACTGGGGTCCAGAACACCATTATTGTAGCTCAGAAGGGATATCTGTAAATGGGGTGATCGGGTAACTGGGGTGATCTGACattttacatacatacacacaatccACATAGCCTATAGTTCATATTAATACATACATACCAGCATGCCATTCATCCAACGCCTGGCGATGATCGAATCTAATCCACAAACAATAATGTGGAATTCTACAAATCCAATTTAAAAAAGTGTCAGCACCATTGTTAAGTACAAGTGTTTTTAGAAAATTCCATAAAGTAAACAAAGTTTGCACTTACGTCTATAGAAAGATTCATCAAAGTCTTGTATTTTGTTGAAGTGTCTAAGCAGAATATGAATTAAGAAAAAGAATAGAACATACTTCTATTACTCACATGCTCAAGCTTAGTAATGCAGTCATTTGTACGGGGTAAACCTACACTCCGGTATTCTACACGTCAGTTGCAAAGGATACGGGACAACTTTACATCCAGGGATGCGATTATTGACAAAGTCAGCAGCCACATCTGCTTTTGGCCGTCCAACATCTTTGGGCCTAAACAAGATATAGAGGTGAGCACTGACATCcgctgatgtaaaaatggctttataaatacatttgattgattgaggtGTATGTTGAAAAGTAAACTTTTAAAGACACTTTCACTTTGTTTCTTCTATCAAACGAGAACACACTATGGTTGTTATTGATAGAGTAAGGGCCATGGGAGAAGGTGGGAAAGGCGAGCCAAACCTGAAAAGGAACTGCCTGTTGAGGTTGGAGATATCGATGGTATCCATGTCAACAACATGAATTTGACGAAAACCTGACAGAGCCTAGATCCGAACAAGGAAAAACCACACATTAAGTTACTGAGCAGAAATAGAACAAGATAACAAAACCTGTTCATGCATTTGCACCTGGAAGCTGGACATTCTCTCTCATACCAGATTTTTGAGCAGCTCACATCCAAGTCCTCCAGCTCCAATGACCAGGATTTTGCATGTCTCCAATAAGAATCCAAGGGACTGAAAGGAATATCAGAGTTGGTGTGGAGAATGCTTTTCTCTATCCCCTAAATAAAAGGACATGTTATTATCTGATTCCTTACCTCAATGCTTGGCTCAAAGTCAGGATGAGTGAATGGGCCGGGTCTTTCCAGGAACTTCTTCACATGGTTCCATCGGCCATCCCAGTCTCCACTATCTCCATGTCCTCCATCTACAGCCATTCTGCACACAGAAAACAAGATGCTCTGCTGCACATATCAACCAGCAATCACTCAAACCTATCACAAGTGTGATGGTGAGTCAAAAATAGATGGCTAACTACGTAGAtaaatataggtctgtagcatGTCAATTAACATCAGGATGATTTCCCTAGAATAGCTAACGTTAATCAATCATTCTATATGTGAAAATTCAGACAGAGGATGCTGCTGCTAACTACCGTTAGCTACCAATcatattagctaactagctagataCCATATTAGCTAAGGTAAACTGGTTTTCTTTGATGTTGAATTGGGCACACTTCGACTAAGCATGTTCATGTGCCTGGTTCTTAGAATCAGCTAGTTGTCTACTCGAATTAGCCCAATTTCCATAACTAACTGTGTGAAATTGTTGAATCAATGAATTTCCACACTCCATGCTAACAGGCTAACTTAGTTGGGTAGCTCACTAACGAACTGTGCAACTCAAAGCTGCTGCCAGTTTCAAGCATTTCGTCACTAACTTCTCAGTCAGCTCCTCTATTTTCCTTCTTTTCTTCTCCCTAAAGAGGAGAGAATAAAAGAAGGTTCAATGCTTAAACAGCAGCATAATGTCGATTATGTCAGCTAGCGACAATAAATATCATTTTTTGTACTTACGGCTCCTCAGCATCCGCCATACTTTCAAGGTTCCATGTCCTCACTGGCTGTACTATATGTTCACGAAAATCAAACCTGCGTTAGCATATGTGCCCAAAATTCACAGGGATTTGCAATGACTGTACATGAAGGATGTTCTGCGCATTATGTGCAGCACAGCGCAATTGTGATTTCCATCAACATTAATGCACTTGTCTTACTCTCGCGAGAAGCTAAACTGACCACAACAAGAACACGAGCCAACCCAAagatgttatattatattgacaagatagtcgagtgacttctctaacaatggaaatacatgtcctcaaagaaaagcaggcaagatcaggtgggaccattctagcttAACGAGAGGGCGGATACACGTGTGAAGAACAGATACAAGTCCGATATAAAGTTGCCCAGTAGAAGTGAGGATACTCACATTTTTCCAAATGCCCCAGGAAGGAAAGGTGGTCCTGGTGGTTTACAAAACTAAAAGAGAAAAAGTGACATCCACTCTGAATTACCTAAAATGATATATCCCATATTGGTCTTTAACAGTCAGTCCAACCTGTACTGTGcgagtaggctacagtaatagTAAGTCACTATAGAAACAGATACATGTTAAATTCAAAGGTTTTAGATTGTTCCACTCAATGTCACACGTCAACAGAAGAACAACAAAATGGTATGTTTTAAGTCCAAAACTATGcacacatcaggagaccacttttgagttCTGGAAAAATCGAAGAaatttagtttttttgtgtgtgtagttAGCCTTTCTAATTCAATTTCATTTGattagtagtgtttctgtagtgGATGGGGTTGCAAAGAAAATGGctactggattgatgcaaataatcatatTCTGTCAGTTAggctagttaacatttaattgagaaggtttttgagaaaacctttccatctaccagaataCGGGGAGGCCTATCATTAacagctttttaaaaatgttttattccttaattgtttgaaacctgaacgttTTACTTAATTATGAGGCTTGTTTTACCTTACTTGAAAGTAGACAAAAGCCAAAATCCCTCCACAGAATCGTGGAggcaatttatttttttataaagacTTACTCGTATGcttttctcctgttctattgatttTCTTTCAACTTTCTATCATTGTCTAGCAGCCAAAGGCATcgtagtcatattagcaaccaatGATAGTTGTTGCATATTTCAATCACCCCTCTTTCTACATTTCTGATGGATAATTCCTTCTCTGCCCATTTTAGAACGGCGTTTTACTGCAAATAGAATTCTGGAAAATTCACGCGAAGGTCTACAGTACATAGCTGCCCCTAAAATGTTAAATAATATTTTATCCAAAATATAAACTAAATATTCGGATCTGTTCCATCAGCCTTATTAATTGAAATGCCGTATACCTACACTACTTTGGTACGTATTAGTGCCCACGTGGGGAAAAGGTGTGTATAAACTACACCACTGAACCTAACCATTACGAAACTTAAATTCGATAATAAGCTTCACGTTTTGGTTGACCAAATGTGACACTCGTATTAACctccatttaaaaaatgtaaaaaaacatccCAATTCGTGGTCTTATTTTCGTTAACAGATTTGTGGCGAAGTAaaccctctcgcttcgcctcttcctctctgcccgaGCCCATCCTATAAATTACTTTGGTAGCTAGTCTCTGGTATTACTGTTCAGTTGATCTGTTAAAACATCCGAGCAGTGAACTCGGAGATGGCAAGAATGGAGCTTGCACCGCTCAGACCATGGGACGACTTCTTCCCAGGAGCTGATCGTTTTGCTAAACCCGATTTCGCAGATTTAGCTAAATGGAACAACAGGGTGATCAGCAACTTGTTATACTATCAGACCAATTACTTCGCAGTGGCCATCGTGGTTTTCCTGGTCGTGGGGTAAGTCAGCTTGCTAGCATTTTCCACCCAGCTGCTAGCTATCTTATTTGGTTTGTCTGCAGTCTGATTCACACCAAGTCATGGCTACTTAATTGTCATGCACGGGCATTTTATTTACAGCAATGAGCAAGATTTCCCTATCTTTTCCTATTCTCCTCACAACTGCAACGACGAAATAAGAGATGCAGTCATTATCATGTGATGGAATTGGAATGGAGTCTGGTACTAGCTGGCCTGCTAAAAACAAATGTAGCTATCAGCTGCCTGCAACTGTGTGAACGGTGAACATAATTACTAACGTTAGGTGGTTTAGGCCTGCTTGTAACCAATTTATCACAAATTGTCATTTGGGTACCTTTTTTTATATTTTGAAATAACCATTTGACAGATGAATTTCCAATGTtttctaaatatatttttataataGTTTCTACAGCATATTTAACACATGAATGCTAAAAGTTGTCCAAGCAGTTGGATCCTTATCTCAGCCACACATTGCATGTACAATGTAGAAGTGTACTTGTAATACCCGAAGAGCAGTTTTGTATGTGTGTCCTAATTGCTAAATTGCAGCTACGAGAGTTTTCAAACTCTCGTATTATTTTTGAAAATGGCAAAAAAAAGGAAAGGTGTTGCTCTTATTCCAGCCACCAGGGTTTGCTCTTCGTTGCTTTTATTGTGTTTTACAACTGCCCAATTAATTGTTTTGCATTGCCATACAGAATTTGAGTGGATGTAGATGTTTTGTGTAATGTGTTTCCCATCTGTGTAGATTTCTGAACCCTCTTGGGATGTTTCTGGGCGGGGCAGTGGTTTCTCTGGTCTTCATGGTTTCGGTGTGGGCAGGAGAGAACAAGAAtttcatcaagaacttcaagaagAAAAACCCCACCCTGTTTGTCATTGCTGTCATGGGAACGAGCTACTTCCTGCTGTCACTATGTGGTGGAGTGATGGTCTTCATCTTTGGAATTACTTTTCCCTTGCTGTGTGAGTCTCAGTATATTCCATACTCTTGGGGACAGTTTCTTGGACACAGAGGCTTTATCTGTGTTTGAAAAATCTGACCCTTTAATGTTTGATTTTTGTTAGTCACACAATGCACACAGTAACTAGCATATAGATTTAGCCTAGCTTTCAGGCCTTTTTCCAGTGGCAACCTCCATTGGAATATGGTGCAAACGTGGAGGATTAGTCACAGGAGGAGGAGCAAactgttttttcaaccactcccatTCTGACTCATTGAATGGGTTCAATATGGGGAATGCGTGTGCTTCTCCACCTTAAGAAAATGCTCCCCCCCCAGTTAAACTTTCAAGAACATTGTTTTGGAAATAAATAGTCAAGACTAACTGCTGGATTCTGAAATGCACATTACAGAACACAATGTTTTTAGGGTAATTGGTGGTTCTGAGAAAAGGAGTGCAGGCAACAGCTGCCACATTGTGGTGGGGATCAGGAGGCAGTCAGTGACGGAGCCCTTCCCAAGAGGGCTGTCCTGTGGCTGCCTGCGTGTGTTGACTGGTTGCTATGTACTGTCTGTACAATACTCGACTACATTTACTGGCTTACATCATGCAGTCAGCATCTCTGACGAGGGGAGTAAAGATGCCTCTCCTTAACCATAAGTGTGCATTGTATTTCATCACATATACCTGGAAACTAATTATCCTTCTCGGTTGAAGCTGCATCATTTTAGATTAAGGCACAAACGTCATGTTTCCATCTGTCAGAATATGAAAATGCTATCTCCATTGGGAGTAGCGCATCGTGAGCGGGTAGGAAACTAATCCAGCCTTTCTTCCTTGTAGTGATCCTGGTCCATGCGTCTCTGAGGCTGCGCAACATGAAGAACAGGCTGGAGAATAAGATCGAGGGAGTGGGCATGAAAAAGTCCCCAATGGGCATCATCCTGGATCTACTAGACCAACAGGAGGAGAAGATCAACAAGATCCAGGACTTCCTGGAGTCTAAGCTAAAcaaggagtgaggggagagagccAAAATGTTACCCTCATTCAATTCaacatggtttgctttttcctttAACACTAAAGTCAAGTGTTGATTTTTACCCCGCATAATGTCAGTGCTGTCACATTTCCTCCATTTGTCATTCTCACTCCATTTTGTTATATtgaatgaacacttttttttaatacattttgtgTCAAAGTACCTGATTTCTTTAGAG
Coding sequences within:
- the LOC110492162 gene encoding PRA1 family protein 3 — protein: MARMELAPLRPWDDFFPGADRFAKPDFADLAKWNNRVISNLLYYQTNYFAVAIVVFLVVGFLNPLGMFLGGAVVSLVFMVSVWAGENKNFIKNFKKKNPTLFVIAVMGTSYFLLSLCGGVMVFIFGITFPLLLILVHASLRLRNMKNRLENKIEGVGMKKSPMGIILDLLDQQEEKINKIQDFLESKLNKE